The following proteins are encoded in a genomic region of Dyadobacter sp. UC 10:
- a CDS encoding chloride channel protein — MTVNSYRIKKSRRVAAVLLAASVTGVLSALVADTLKVATEHYEELFLESIHHRPYLIFILPFIGLATIYVLRHFLFRNKANKGIREVMDTINKDAHMLPAYKIPSHYFNGLLTVVFGGSTGIEVSTVVSTAAIGALSSRKAGFLKKYRTDLICSGLAAGLTALFNAPFAGFLFAFEVFTRRRSKLHHVSVITAIVTSWLITHFLFYKPLFEFKIQAWHMQALPYMLLLAVLAGLNAVYLTKCVLFFKKLFGSFQNDMVKIAVGSLSISVLVFMFPGLYGEGYAGIKTAIATTNLTSLALLTPLLMVMLLKPVATSVTLGAGGDGGVFAPSLFIGAFLGLIVSHILNFYFDLGLVPINFVVIGMAAVLSGSIHAPFTAIFLACAIADSYVLFVPIVLACLISRWVAGIILPYSVYTYRPAVRPVS, encoded by the coding sequence ATGACTGTAAATTCATACCGAATCAAAAAATCACGGCGCGTCGCAGCCGTACTCCTTGCGGCATCTGTTACGGGGGTATTGTCCGCATTAGTCGCCGATACGTTAAAAGTTGCAACTGAGCATTACGAAGAACTTTTCCTCGAAAGCATCCACCACAGGCCTTACCTGATTTTTATCCTGCCTTTTATCGGACTGGCAACGATATATGTACTGAGGCATTTTTTGTTCCGGAACAAAGCCAACAAGGGGATCAGGGAAGTGATGGACACGATTAATAAAGACGCGCATATGCTGCCGGCGTACAAAATCCCCTCCCATTATTTCAATGGACTGCTCACAGTGGTATTCGGTGGCTCCACGGGAATTGAAGTGTCTACGGTCGTTTCTACAGCGGCTATCGGTGCCTTATCGTCACGAAAAGCAGGTTTTCTGAAAAAGTACCGGACCGACCTCATCTGCTCGGGCCTTGCGGCAGGCCTTACCGCCCTTTTTAATGCTCCTTTTGCCGGATTTTTGTTCGCTTTTGAAGTTTTTACCAGGCGCCGGAGCAAGCTGCACCATGTGAGTGTGATCACTGCGATCGTGACTTCCTGGCTGATCACGCACTTCCTGTTCTACAAGCCTTTGTTCGAGTTCAAAATCCAGGCCTGGCATATGCAGGCACTTCCCTATATGCTATTGCTGGCCGTTTTGGCGGGATTGAATGCGGTTTATCTGACCAAATGCGTTTTGTTTTTCAAGAAGCTTTTCGGTTCCTTTCAGAACGATATGGTTAAGATAGCAGTAGGCTCGCTATCGATCTCGGTGCTCGTTTTTATGTTTCCCGGACTTTACGGAGAAGGATATGCGGGAATCAAGACTGCGATCGCAACCACTAACCTTACCTCGCTTGCATTGCTGACGCCTTTGCTGATGGTCATGCTGCTGAAACCGGTGGCGACTTCGGTGACATTAGGAGCCGGTGGCGATGGCGGCGTTTTTGCACCCAGCCTGTTCATCGGCGCATTTTTGGGCCTGATCGTCAGCCATATTCTCAATTTCTATTTTGACCTCGGGCTGGTCCCGATCAATTTTGTAGTAATAGGAATGGCAGCTGTATTGAGCGGCAGCATACATGCACCTTTCACGGCCATTTTTCTGGCTTGCGCAATCGCCGACAGCTATGTGCTCTTTGTGCCGATCGTTCTTGCCTGCCTTATTTCGAGATGGGTTGCCGGCATCATCCTGCCTTATTCGGTGTATACTTACCGTCCGGCTGTTAGACCAGTTTCCTGA
- a CDS encoding LuxR C-terminal-related transcriptional regulator: MDSVNILILEDHPVTARGIKEFLTALLSGKVAAQIETVNPAEKANLAGFTADIVVICINPRSIYPLIFDKLRKANAWDPKKIIVYCDKSEFRAGLDFLYKGVGGFVLKESAPDQLVRCIECTAAGQPYVCQKAVQKIIAHFMPDSKIMINPGAEGFPLTSRELEIAREISRGLRVTEIARRLRITPGRVSICKTTIYKKLGIKDHHELSSRLFELSATLKND; encoded by the coding sequence ATGGATTCAGTGAACATTCTTATTTTGGAAGACCACCCGGTAACCGCGAGGGGTATAAAGGAGTTTTTGACCGCATTGCTGTCGGGGAAGGTTGCTGCACAAATAGAAACCGTTAACCCGGCGGAAAAGGCAAATCTGGCAGGCTTCACGGCTGATATCGTTGTAATCTGTATCAATCCCAGATCCATATATCCCCTGATATTTGACAAACTCAGGAAGGCCAATGCCTGGGATCCTAAAAAGATCATCGTGTATTGCGACAAAAGCGAATTTCGGGCAGGCCTCGATTTTCTGTACAAAGGTGTAGGTGGTTTCGTACTGAAGGAATCGGCGCCGGACCAGCTGGTCCGCTGCATTGAATGTACGGCAGCCGGGCAGCCTTATGTTTGTCAGAAAGCAGTACAAAAGATCATCGCCCACTTTATGCCGGATTCAAAAATCATGATCAATCCCGGGGCAGAGGGCTTCCCGCTGACCAGCAGAGAGCTGGAAATTGCCAGGGAGATTTCAAGAGGCCTGCGCGTGACGGAGATCGCCCGGCGCCTGCGCATTACGCCCGGCCGTGTGAGTATTTGTAAAACTACTATTTACAAAAAATTGGGCATTAAAGACCATCACGAGCTTTCCTCGCGGCTTTTTGAACTTTCTGCCACTCTGAAAAACGACTGA
- a CDS encoding T9SS type A sorting domain-containing protein, with the protein MQKTLLRQSVLFIAVLTLLTNSIPVLAQCDPPVSATVSSANSTCINNGSITVSNVTGGGSAEATIEYAITASSNPSQPLVKYQNSNIFNNIYPGTYTVGIRYNCGGTVTSPLTKSVTIGGNYVQLQASISNIRTAYCNNGGFTVTATGGFGARSYQLVSSLNADQPDPSAPAAAQSANVFDNLAPGRYYVRIMDACGNFITRQVDIPSATASGPFRTTFQCSASGSAFGKIDSLCGSVTRYTLKRRSFISSPAATNMSLPGQLITHYPDGTSDVINITSTTQFGSPAFVPDKDITSMINAGQLGSYYLEFIDNCGTVFTSLKAAYKAPENEQLHINASVGQSCAGPTIGYNQTLANRFFSNQTCHTECPVAPVEAGGAFTMEPLITYYTDDFNYSLDNGATWHNQSEVLTVPCSTAVARYTPRFQYCGNTDTQNTCQATFVPACDNSFPATEMNNFACNGNTGMYIKWKNAPVIGETVTLEFTSVPEGQPAIPVTTTSYTTDLGKDNGNQYVSQISDLLPGTYSYKVTNACGQEYTNTITLSRPHQFAIENVTTEASCNNADLTVSLSNAPFMSATSTSTAYQERNIFKVELVNSAGRVVQTTQVTLGNTNSPLPYSDNGGRVEGAVKFAGVQEGEYTLRFSHNFYRNLHKIPASCPVTRSVVVPKITMDITPSLFRDCGDGNGAISVIVLGGVAPFNYKLYAGSTAEGTPLATQTDPLFSGLNPDQSYAILATDQCGSGISASKSFSTIAPAHVRHIGNACDGEKFQLYVNKVDGASYVWEKNGVVLENTTSILDFPSFSAADYGDYKATVNVPGCGGYTDNQVLDAGSCNNLPVVLTDFDAKEENGTVLLSWTTASEVNNLGFELERSSDGKRFFRIGFVAAKPGNGTREYQFTDLEPESAKQYYRLRQIDRDGTFAYSSIVYVSVPKMPFVALPNPAIDFVKIKALPAGSRVEIFDVSGRLVKTVITEVGDEQIDIQSFASGTYLLRVSGKQMQQSNLKIVKP; encoded by the coding sequence ATGCAAAAAACTTTACTACGCCAGTCTGTACTGTTCATCGCAGTACTTACGCTTCTTACAAACAGTATTCCGGTCCTCGCCCAATGTGATCCGCCCGTTTCGGCAACGGTTTCATCCGCCAATTCAACCTGTATCAATAACGGAAGCATTACCGTCAGCAATGTAACAGGAGGAGGGTCTGCCGAAGCAACTATTGAATATGCGATCACCGCCAGCAGCAACCCAAGCCAGCCACTTGTTAAATATCAGAACAGCAACATTTTTAATAACATTTACCCGGGCACGTACACGGTTGGTATCCGGTATAATTGCGGGGGAACCGTCACTTCGCCACTCACGAAATCAGTGACGATCGGTGGAAATTATGTACAACTTCAGGCCAGTATCAGCAATATCCGGACAGCATACTGCAACAACGGGGGATTTACGGTCACAGCCACCGGCGGATTTGGTGCCAGGTCTTACCAGCTCGTTTCATCCCTCAACGCCGATCAGCCTGATCCCTCCGCTCCGGCTGCTGCGCAGTCAGCCAATGTGTTCGACAATCTTGCCCCCGGCCGCTATTACGTCCGCATTATGGATGCCTGTGGAAATTTCATTACGAGGCAGGTCGATATCCCTTCTGCTACTGCTTCCGGCCCTTTCAGAACAACTTTTCAATGCTCGGCGAGTGGCAGCGCATTTGGGAAAATAGATTCGCTTTGTGGCTCTGTGACCAGATATACCCTGAAGCGACGCTCGTTTATCAGTTCTCCGGCAGCTACTAATATGAGTTTGCCCGGGCAGCTCATTACACATTATCCCGATGGTACTTCGGACGTTATTAATATCACTTCAACTACCCAGTTTGGCTCGCCGGCATTTGTCCCGGACAAGGATATTACCAGCATGATCAATGCAGGACAGCTGGGTAGTTATTATCTCGAATTCATCGACAACTGCGGGACAGTATTTACTTCCCTGAAAGCAGCTTACAAAGCGCCTGAAAACGAACAATTGCATATCAACGCAAGTGTAGGACAGTCCTGTGCCGGCCCCACGATCGGGTACAATCAGACACTCGCCAATCGCTTTTTCAGCAACCAGACTTGCCACACCGAATGCCCGGTTGCGCCGGTGGAAGCAGGAGGGGCGTTTACAATGGAGCCGCTGATCACCTACTACACAGATGACTTTAATTACAGCCTCGATAACGGAGCAACATGGCACAATCAGAGTGAGGTATTGACAGTTCCGTGCAGTACGGCGGTAGCCAGGTACACGCCCAGGTTTCAGTACTGCGGCAACACCGACACGCAGAATACCTGCCAGGCGACATTTGTACCAGCCTGCGATAATAGCTTTCCTGCGACTGAAATGAACAATTTTGCCTGCAATGGCAATACAGGAATGTATATCAAATGGAAAAATGCGCCTGTAATAGGTGAAACCGTTACGCTCGAATTTACCTCCGTGCCCGAGGGCCAGCCTGCCATTCCTGTTACGACAACGAGCTATACCACCGACCTGGGAAAGGATAATGGAAACCAGTATGTTTCACAGATCAGCGATCTCCTCCCCGGTACATATTCATATAAAGTAACCAATGCCTGTGGCCAGGAATATACCAATACCATCACCCTGAGCCGCCCACACCAGTTTGCGATTGAAAATGTGACGACCGAAGCATCCTGCAACAATGCAGACCTGACGGTTTCGCTGTCCAACGCACCGTTTATGTCGGCCACATCGACGAGTACAGCCTATCAGGAAAGGAACATTTTTAAAGTTGAGCTTGTGAACAGCGCGGGGAGGGTAGTGCAAACCACCCAGGTAACCCTTGGCAATACCAACTCGCCTTTGCCTTATAGCGACAATGGCGGCCGGGTGGAAGGCGCTGTGAAGTTTGCAGGCGTGCAGGAAGGGGAGTACACGCTTCGGTTTTCCCACAATTTTTATAGAAACCTCCACAAAATACCGGCAAGCTGCCCGGTTACCAGAAGCGTTGTCGTTCCTAAAATCACAATGGATATCACCCCCTCGCTTTTCAGGGATTGCGGGGATGGAAACGGCGCTATTTCTGTGATTGTGCTGGGCGGTGTTGCACCGTTTAACTACAAACTCTATGCGGGTTCTACGGCGGAAGGCACCCCGCTGGCCACACAGACAGACCCATTGTTTTCCGGACTCAACCCGGATCAGAGCTACGCGATCCTGGCGACAGATCAGTGCGGCTCTGGTATTTCGGCCAGTAAAAGCTTCTCCACCATTGCGCCCGCTCATGTGAGGCACATCGGCAATGCGTGTGACGGTGAAAAGTTCCAGCTGTATGTCAATAAGGTAGACGGTGCAAGTTATGTATGGGAGAAAAATGGCGTCGTGCTGGAAAATACGACAAGCATACTCGACTTTCCTTCCTTTTCAGCGGCCGACTACGGTGATTACAAGGCAACTGTGAATGTACCCGGCTGCGGAGGCTATACTGATAACCAGGTGCTCGACGCAGGTAGCTGCAACAACTTACCGGTAGTATTGACCGACTTTGATGCAAAAGAAGAAAATGGCACTGTCCTGCTCTCCTGGACGACGGCCTCAGAAGTTAATAACCTCGGTTTCGAACTTGAAAGAAGCTCTGACGGCAAGCGGTTCTTTCGGATCGGTTTCGTCGCAGCCAAACCTGGTAATGGTACCAGAGAATATCAGTTTACAGACCTTGAACCCGAAAGTGCAAAGCAATATTACCGGCTCCGGCAGATTGACCGGGATGGGACCTTTGCTTACTCCTCGATCGTTTACGTAAGCGTTCCGAAAATGCCTTTTGTAGCCCTGCCGAACCCAGCCATTGATTTTGTGAAAATAAAGGCGCTTCCGGCCGGATCAAGGGTTGAAATATTTGACGTGTCAGGGAGGCTTGTGAAGACTGTGATCACAGAGGTTGGAGATGAACAAATTGACATTCAGTCATTTGCCAGCGGTACCTATCTGCTTCGGGTATCAGGGAAGCAAATGCAACAAAGTAACTTAAAAATAGTCAAGCCGTGA
- a CDS encoding response regulator transcription factor has translation MMDQKRTFDAICMLIADDHDIVRFGTKQLLSIHFPGARMLEASHFDQVLTIVSKEVVNLIILDINIPGGDRLTMIETIRIKRPEVRILMFSSYNEQVYALPYLRAGADGYVSKTAPHKSLIEGIQTVLSGKKYLSAEVRQATMDYVLDPDKSQRKQLQDLSPRELDISQLLVKGLNAREIGNQLALSASAVAMYKLKIFQKLGVTNVLELKEYMRFLQD, from the coding sequence ATGATGGACCAGAAACGTACATTCGACGCAATTTGCATGCTCATTGCAGATGATCACGACATTGTAAGGTTTGGAACAAAACAGCTGCTCTCCATTCACTTTCCGGGAGCAAGGATGCTGGAAGCCAGCCATTTCGATCAGGTGCTGACGATTGTTTCGAAAGAGGTGGTCAATCTGATTATTCTCGATATTAATATTCCCGGCGGCGACCGTTTGACCATGATCGAAACGATCCGGATCAAGCGGCCCGAAGTGCGTATCCTGATGTTTTCTTCCTACAATGAACAGGTGTATGCGTTGCCCTACCTGCGGGCAGGCGCCGACGGTTACGTGTCCAAAACCGCTCCGCATAAATCACTGATCGAGGGAATCCAGACAGTTTTAAGTGGTAAAAAGTATCTCAGCGCGGAAGTTCGGCAGGCAACTATGGACTACGTGCTGGATCCTGACAAGAGTCAGCGGAAGCAATTACAGGATCTCTCTCCCCGGGAGCTGGACATTTCGCAGTTGCTGGTAAAAGGGCTGAACGCAAGGGAAATCGGTAATCAGCTGGCGCTCTCGGCTTCGGCTGTCGCGATGTATAAGCTGAAAATTTTCCAGAAGCTGGGTGTTACCAATGTGCTGGAGTTGAAAGAGTATATGCGGTTTTTGCAGGATTAA
- a CDS encoding Crp/Fnr family transcriptional regulator, which yields MDQNMYDYGISPEEIGDFINSGKVNKVRAHKILFHQDMVCNSWVYIKSGIARQFIITPEGRSITKSFATSGQFMLYSATSFILQKQTETCFETLTDCEIIEFHVSELEYYLGRHRYKEYLNNILMELVLQKDDRESLFQKDAAATRVQQFTESHGDFFNRIPHYYIASYLGITPETLSRIRSMTNYGKQKLLHRIIPVGI from the coding sequence ATGGATCAGAATATGTACGATTATGGAATTTCCCCCGAAGAAATCGGGGATTTTATTAACAGCGGCAAAGTCAATAAAGTAAGGGCACATAAAATACTTTTTCACCAGGATATGGTTTGTAATTCCTGGGTTTACATCAAAAGTGGTATCGCCCGCCAGTTCATTATCACCCCGGAAGGCCGGAGCATTACCAAATCTTTTGCGACCTCGGGTCAGTTCATGCTGTATTCGGCGACCAGCTTTATCCTGCAAAAACAAACTGAAACCTGCTTTGAAACGCTGACCGATTGCGAGATCATTGAATTTCATGTAAGCGAGCTTGAATATTATCTGGGCCGTCATAGATATAAAGAATACCTGAACAACATTTTGATGGAGCTCGTTTTGCAGAAGGACGACCGCGAAAGTCTGTTCCAGAAAGATGCCGCTGCCACAAGGGTTCAGCAATTTACCGAATCGCACGGCGATTTTTTTAACCGTATCCCTCATTACTACATCGCATCCTATCTCGGCATTACGCCCGAAACCTTGTCCCGGATCCGCTCGATGACGAATTATGGAAAACAAAAATTGTTGCATCGTATAATACCCGTGGGTATTTAA
- a CDS encoding ligand-binding sensor domain-containing protein has product MKFARFFILTLLSSDVLFAQESRITDPRFVVKQYTDEDGLPQNSIKGISSDRNGFIWVATEEGISRYDGRRFVNFSGPDFGGDNNRVVSLMPSVKNTQRYADFFARCVGDRVLRVTRDSRAEVTDDDNQELKRRVHLGKNDKRLLYTVRSLPYFDQSPSSSQVSVMPTSHDRAYLWTPGRISAFAGDRIEYEVSAPEVKYLFMIGKQPYTLNKTGESFQKLTNRGLMPVRLSGDILEHPSFPRRNFAMRFMEYNGKERELYTLFWNNISNQAFLYLDKKLYYVTESSGTLATRCLLNDFDIKDLIIESIMLDERSGTLYLGSSTDGLFILQPNPFHIYLSGKVGNVFYGQVPAGYESLVTPEGFQIRFDTRQKTFTSQPFLKPVSLRTADKYFITRDSAGNFYALRDKLLVKYDKAGQLVQSWPDVPGVKALYSNGKGRLWIGDVFGGLFWLDTESGNARIRRFKQGPWKEIVCMKETADGTLWLGTPSGLFRLNTNSGHLAVIEGTEGVYIRSMHFNRHGIWMSTYHSGIMLLPKGKPLVRLPADHDNYLSLTHCILEDQKGFLWMTTNKGLFQIKMDDLLAYAAGNRKRPFYFFYDKNQGLYTNEFNGGCQPCAAKMKNGYFSLPSINGLQWFNPLEIEVDVPRNGLFISALFLDGKPIQRENKIALPNRFDEFRVDVSCPYYGNRKNLVLEYAIVRSDAGLTWLPLTVENSISLSQLPYGHYTVKIRKKNGFGQDNYVYKDLEIEVLPAWYETFWFKILFFAALVSLVILVIRLRISYLLRKDEESKLYRQAYLQGQMLAVINHDIQTPLRYLVNSLEQVNSYLAQPATDPVIRETSRVAYLSARQIKKFTSNLLIFIKTQINGPSGNIISENLRVQELLEGTLEFFSAIIQSKELAVRVEALPGLTVHSNKNLISVILHNLIDNALKNTHSGEVVISSSRFDDAVVIKIADNGSGINKETIDWLNSSAGASDYFEEPDTPDGIGIGLVIVKDLCAMLNIGLYIESNEGQGTIVRLIFPAEAMVKIKRSMAR; this is encoded by the coding sequence ATGAAATTTGCGCGTTTTTTTATACTCACTCTATTGAGTTCAGATGTGCTTTTTGCACAGGAATCCCGGATAACAGATCCTCGTTTTGTTGTAAAACAGTACACAGATGAGGACGGTCTACCCCAAAATAGCATCAAAGGAATATCGTCGGACCGCAATGGCTTTATCTGGGTGGCGACAGAGGAAGGTATTTCCAGGTACGACGGCAGAAGGTTTGTCAATTTCTCGGGCCCCGACTTTGGCGGTGATAATAACCGGGTCGTATCGCTAATGCCCTCTGTTAAAAACACGCAACGATATGCGGATTTTTTCGCCAGGTGCGTGGGAGACAGGGTACTCAGGGTTACGAGAGATAGTCGCGCAGAAGTGACTGATGATGATAATCAGGAGCTTAAAAGAAGGGTTCATTTAGGCAAAAACGACAAGCGGCTCCTTTATACGGTGCGCAGTCTGCCTTACTTCGACCAGTCCCCGTCCAGCAGCCAGGTTTCTGTAATGCCCACCAGCCACGACCGTGCTTACCTGTGGACGCCGGGCAGGATTTCGGCCTTCGCAGGCGACCGTATAGAATATGAGGTTAGTGCGCCGGAAGTAAAATATCTCTTTATGATCGGCAAGCAACCCTACACACTGAATAAAACCGGGGAATCGTTTCAGAAGCTTACAAACAGGGGGCTGATGCCGGTTAGGCTTAGCGGTGATATCCTCGAACATCCGTCGTTTCCCCGCCGTAACTTTGCCATGCGGTTCATGGAATACAACGGAAAAGAGCGTGAGCTGTACACGCTTTTCTGGAACAATATATCGAACCAGGCATTCCTGTACCTCGACAAAAAACTCTATTACGTTACGGAATCGTCGGGGACACTGGCCACGCGCTGCCTGCTCAACGATTTCGACATCAAGGACCTGATCATCGAATCCATTATGCTGGACGAACGATCGGGGACACTTTACCTTGGTTCGTCCACCGATGGGCTGTTCATCTTGCAGCCGAACCCGTTTCATATTTACCTGTCAGGCAAAGTTGGTAATGTATTTTACGGTCAGGTACCCGCGGGTTATGAGTCGCTGGTAACCCCGGAAGGGTTTCAAATCCGTTTTGATACGAGGCAAAAAACATTCACCTCCCAACCGTTCCTGAAACCTGTTTCACTCCGTACCGCCGACAAATATTTTATCACCAGGGACAGTGCGGGTAACTTTTATGCGCTGAGGGATAAATTGCTTGTGAAATATGATAAGGCCGGACAACTGGTACAAAGCTGGCCGGATGTTCCCGGAGTGAAGGCCCTTTATTCCAACGGAAAAGGCAGGCTATGGATAGGAGATGTTTTTGGCGGTTTGTTCTGGCTCGATACTGAAAGTGGCAATGCGCGTATTCGCCGGTTCAAACAAGGCCCGTGGAAGGAAATAGTTTGTATGAAAGAGACTGCCGACGGGACATTGTGGCTAGGGACGCCATCGGGCCTTTTCCGGCTAAATACAAACTCAGGTCATTTGGCAGTGATAGAAGGCACAGAAGGCGTGTATATAAGAAGCATGCATTTCAACCGGCACGGGATCTGGATGTCAACCTACCATAGCGGTATAATGTTGTTACCAAAAGGCAAACCACTCGTGCGGCTGCCCGCGGATCACGACAATTACCTGTCGCTCACACATTGTATTCTGGAAGATCAGAAGGGATTTTTATGGATGACGACCAACAAAGGCCTTTTTCAAATCAAAATGGACGACTTGCTGGCTTATGCGGCTGGCAACCGCAAACGCCCCTTTTATTTTTTTTATGACAAAAACCAGGGCCTGTATACCAACGAATTCAACGGAGGCTGCCAGCCTTGTGCGGCCAAAATGAAAAACGGCTATTTTTCGCTGCCTTCGATCAATGGACTGCAATGGTTCAATCCGCTGGAAATTGAGGTCGATGTTCCCAGAAATGGTTTGTTTATCAGTGCGTTATTTCTGGACGGCAAGCCGATTCAACGTGAAAATAAGATTGCGCTGCCCAACCGTTTTGACGAATTTCGGGTGGACGTATCCTGTCCATATTACGGAAACAGAAAAAATTTGGTGCTTGAATACGCGATTGTAAGGTCCGATGCCGGACTCACCTGGCTGCCGCTGACGGTAGAAAACAGCATTAGCCTCTCCCAGCTTCCATACGGTCACTATACCGTCAAAATCCGGAAGAAGAACGGATTTGGTCAGGATAATTACGTTTACAAAGACCTTGAAATAGAGGTATTGCCTGCCTGGTATGAGACGTTCTGGTTCAAGATCCTCTTCTTCGCTGCACTGGTGTCGCTCGTGATCTTAGTGATCAGGCTGCGCATCAGCTATCTGCTTAGAAAAGACGAGGAGTCGAAATTATACAGGCAGGCTTATCTGCAGGGACAAATGCTGGCGGTAATCAACCATGATATTCAGACTCCCCTGCGCTATCTGGTCAACTCGCTGGAGCAAGTCAACAGCTACCTGGCGCAGCCGGCGACTGACCCGGTGATCCGGGAGACAAGTCGCGTCGCATATCTTTCAGCCAGACAGATTAAAAAATTCACGAGTAACCTGCTCATTTTTATCAAAACCCAGATTAACGGGCCGTCGGGTAATATTATCAGCGAAAATTTGCGGGTCCAGGAACTACTGGAAGGCACCTTGGAATTTTTCAGTGCGATTATTCAATCCAAGGAACTGGCTGTGCGGGTTGAGGCGCTGCCCGGGCTGACTGTTCATAGCAATAAGAACCTGATCTCGGTAATCCTGCATAATCTGATCGACAATGCCCTCAAAAACACACATTCGGGAGAAGTAGTAATCTCATCCTCCCGATTCGACGATGCAGTGGTGATTAAAATTGCAGACAACGGATCCGGAATCAACAAAGAGACGATCGACTGGCTCAACTCAAGCGCCGGAGCATCGGACTATTTCGAAGAGCCGGACACACCCGATGGAATCGGGATCGGTCTTGTGATCGTCAAAGACCTTTGCGCCATGCTCAACATCGGGCTCTATATTGAAAGTAACGAAGGTCAGGGAACCATTGTCCGGCTGATATTCCCCGCCGAAGCGATGGTGAAAATTAAACGCAGCATGGCACGCTGA
- a CDS encoding NIPSNAP family protein, which yields MQRRKLLQSSIAAAAGMAAMGIGPAMAGGKYEAQKQLYELREYEMRFGSNQSILEDYFKNALIPALNKYGVKTVGVFREWGKSDPAKIYLLVPYASFDTYLSVHAKLKADADYVKNSTAYHHVPVDKALYSRFTSSLMLAFDGFPQLVAPAGAPRIFELRTYEGYSEDAVRRKIKMFNDGEFPIFKRAKLEPVFFGEVIAGDKLPRLTYMLVVDNMEERDKGWDAFLADPEWKKLVADPQYANTISTIIKTFLVPAPYSQI from the coding sequence ATGCAACGTAGAAAGCTACTTCAATCTTCAATCGCGGCAGCCGCAGGCATGGCGGCAATGGGAATCGGTCCTGCAATGGCAGGAGGCAAATATGAAGCACAAAAACAACTATATGAATTGCGGGAATATGAAATGCGGTTCGGTTCAAACCAATCGATATTGGAGGATTATTTTAAAAACGCGCTGATCCCTGCCCTGAACAAATATGGTGTAAAAACGGTGGGCGTGTTCAGAGAATGGGGCAAATCGGATCCGGCTAAAATCTATTTGCTGGTGCCATATGCTTCTTTCGACACATATCTCTCTGTCCATGCAAAACTGAAAGCGGATGCCGATTATGTAAAAAACAGCACGGCCTACCATCATGTACCTGTGGACAAAGCCCTTTACAGTCGCTTCACGTCCTCTTTGATGCTTGCATTCGACGGATTTCCTCAGTTGGTAGCTCCGGCGGGTGCCCCCCGTATATTCGAATTAAGGACATACGAAGGGTACAGCGAAGATGCTGTAAGACGAAAAATCAAAATGTTTAACGATGGGGAGTTCCCGATTTTTAAAAGGGCAAAACTGGAACCGGTGTTCTTTGGCGAAGTAATAGCCGGTGATAAATTGCCGCGCCTCACTTATATGCTCGTGGTCGATAACATGGAGGAACGGGATAAAGGATGGGATGCATTTCTTGCAGATCCCGAATGGAAAAAGTTAGTGGCAGACCCTCAATATGCGAATACAATTTCCACTATTATTAAAACCTTCTTGGTTCCCGCACCCTATTCCCAGATATGA